In Zygosaccharomyces rouxii strain CBS732 chromosome D complete sequence, one DNA window encodes the following:
- the PRP22 gene encoding DEAH-box ATP-dependent RNA helicase PRP22 (similar to uniprot|P24384 Saccharomyces cerevisiae YER013W PRP22 RNA-dependent ATPase/ATP-dependent RNA helicase in the DEAH-box family associates with the lariat intermediate before the second catalytic step of splicing) — protein sequence MSDIDGKLFEIVGTDDELIINFIRDVKRNSQNIQDFETKIGKMDVGLSSEAIREIYDVLAAGAGDKDNVREQVSKLLKTSVGIDDQVVVKFLLGIVDKTDSENEFCQELDKLDCGIPQSIASKIYWVARGDAKVKLEEEADKGLALPNFRAKYDDLSDPRDLLPKKKNPFLSHRDPGPILNKIYPGRIKNITAFGCFVQIHGTQEKNSDGLVHISEMTNHRVRRPQDLVQLGQEVFIKVIKLQKNGNVSLSMKNIDQLTGQEIAADEPINEMRGRRDQVQNQSGVQRRPLTSPERWEIRQLIASGAASAEDYPELNQPKTNAVVNTQEHKQQEEQVDVELNTEDEPAFLKGETERGQQKAEAPIKNVKIAKGSMNRVATNGSNLMKTHREEKSKLKKEIERRIRQKQALDDPTTDTATQRREVDQLKQQLVLTAWERSRMKEDLTFGKQNTLPLSDQRKSLPVYGMREELIQAVEDNQFLVIVGETGSGKTTQITQFLNEVGFGEHGIIGCTQPRRVAAVSVAQRVAEEVGCRVGNEVGYTIRFEDRTSENTRIKYMTDGMLQREALLDPKMSRYSVIMLDEAHERTVATDVLFALLKQAAVQRPDLKVIVTSATLDSVKFSEYFHNCPVKHIPGKTYPVDVVYSSEPQMDYLEAALDCVMQIHVNEDPGDILVFLTGQEEIDSCCEILYQRVKILGKSIDELLILPVYSALPSEIQSKIFEPTPAGSRKVVFATNIAETSITIDGIRFVVDPGFAKINIFNSRTGMEQLVVSPISQAQANQRKGRAGRTGPGKCYRLYTELSFRNEMLPNAIPEIQRQNLSHTILLLKAMGINDLLHFDFMDPPPRNLLIGALEELFNLEALEEDGYLTKLGSRMSQFPTEPTLSRALLSSVTNNCSEEIITIISMLSIPGVFYRPRDKQQDADNKKIRFHHPYGDHLTLLNVYQRWQLANCTEQFCTAHYLQYRHLRRARDVRNQLTTIFRKLQLPIVSCRGDHDIIRRTLVYGFFMNAAKRDSHVGYKTISGEIPVVIHPSSSLHGREHEYVIYHSLLLTTREYMSQVTAIDPSWLLEAAPHFYKVADESKKRAKITPMFQRHNAKRIRR from the coding sequence ATGTCGGATATCGATGGtaaattgtttgaaattGTCGGTACAGATGATGAGCTGatcattaatttcatcagagATGTCAAGAGGAACTCTCAAAATATCCAAGATTTCGAGAccaaaattggtaaaatgGACGTTGGATTATCCAGCGAAGCCATTAGGGAAATCTACGATGTTTTAGCTGCCGGAGCTGGTGATAAGGATAATGTCAGGGAACAAGTGTCAAAGCTTTTGAAGACATCGGTGGGAATTGATGATCAAGTAGTAGTGAAATTTCTATTGGGAATCGTCGATAAAACAGATTCGGAAAACGAATTCTgtcaagaattggataaattggatTGTGGAATTCCACAATCTATAGCCAGTAAAATATACTGGGTTGCTAGAGGCGATGCTAAAGTCAAACTGGAGGAGGAAGCAGATAAAGGATTGGCGCTCCCGAATTTCAGGGCCAAATATGATGACCTGAGTGATCCTAGAGATCTTCTGCctaagaaaaaaaatccatttcTCAGCCATCGCGATCCAGGACCCATTCTAAACAAGATATACCCTGGTAGGATTAAGAATATCACGGCTTTTGGTTGCTTTGTACAAATTCATGGTACCcaggaaaaaaattctgaTGGATTAGTTCACATTTCAGAGATGACAAATCATAGGGTGAGGAGACCACAGGATTTGGTACAATTGGGACAAGAGGTATTCATCAAAGTTAttaaattacaaaaaaacGGGAACGTTTCTTTAAGCATGAAAAACATTGATCAGCTAACGGGGCAAGAGATAGCCGCCGATGAACCGATCAACGAAATgagaggaagaagagatcAAGTGCAAAATCAAAGCGGAGTGCAAAGAAGACCGCTTACTTCGCCAGAGAGATGGGAAATCAGACAACTTATTGCCAGTGGAGCCGCTTCGGCTGAAGACTATCCCGAATTGAATCAACCCAAGACAAATGCAGTAGTCAACACCCAAGAGCATAAACAGCAAGAGGAACAAGTTGATGTGGAATTGAATACTGAAGACGAACCAGCTTTTTTGAAGGGAGAAACTGAAAGAGGGCAACAAAAAGCTGAGGCGCCTATCAAAAATGTCAAGATCGCAAAGGGCTCAATGAATAGGGTGGCCACCAACGGttcaaatttaatgaaaacaCATAGAGAGGAGAAATCCAAATTAAAGAAGGAGATTGAAAGACGGATACGGCAAAAGCAAGCACTAGATGATCCAACTACAGATACAGCAACCCAAAGAAGGGAAgtagatcaattgaagcAGCAATTGGTGTTAACAGCATGGGAAAGAAGTAGGATGAAAGAAGACCTCACCTTTGGTAAGCAAAACACACTACCTCTAAGTGACCAAAGAAAGTCTCTTCCTGTATATGGGATGCGAGAGGAATTGATTCAAGCGGTGGAAGataatcaatttcttgttattGTTGGTGAAACTGGTTCAGGTAAGACAACTCAAATCACTCAGTTTTTGAATGAAGTGGGGTTTGGCGAACATGGTATAATCGGATGCACTCAACCAAGAAGAGTGGCTGCTGTATCTGTGGCCCAAAGGGTGGCAGAAGAAGTAGGGTGTAGAGTTGGTAATGAAGTCGGTTATACCATCAGATTTGAAGACAGAACTTCAGAAAATACCCGTATTAAGTACATGACTGATGGTATGTTACAAAGAGAAGCACTGTTGGATCCAAAGATGTCTCGTTATTCGGTAATCATGCTTGATGAAGCGCACGAAAGAACAGTGGCCACAGATGTTTTATTTGCACTTTTAAAGCAAGCAGCAGTCCAAAGACCAGATTTGAAGGTGATTGTGACTTCTGCTACACTTGATTCTGTCAAATTTTCTGAATATTTCCACAATTGTCCTGTAAAGCATATACCTGGTAAGACCTACCCTGTGGACGTAGTTTACTCTTCGGAACCTCAAATGGATTACCTAGAAGCAGCTCTTGATTGCGTGATGCAGATTCACGTTAACGAAGATCCTGGTGACATTCTAGTCTTTCTGACGGGTCAAGAGGAGATTGATTCATGTTGCGAAATCCTCTATCAAAGGGTAAAGATCCTGGGTAAGAGTATTGATGAACTGCTGATTTTACCTGTGTATTCAGCATTACCAAGTGAAATTCAAtccaaaatatttgaacCCACTCCGGCAGGATCCAGAAAAGTAGTATTCGCCACTAATATCGCTGAAACCTCAATTACTATCGACGGTATTCGCTTCGTGGTGGACCCAGGGTTTGCCAAGATAAATATTTTTAACTCTAGAACCGGTATGGAACAGCTGGTAGTATCGCCCATTTCTCAAGCACAAGCTaaccaaagaaaaggtAGAGCGGGACGTACAGGCCCAGGTAAATGTTATAGGCTTTACACGGAACTATCTTTCCGCAATGAGATGTTACCCAATGCAATCCCAGAAATTCAGCGTCAAAATCTATCTCATACTATCTTACTGTTAAAGGCCATGGGGATTAATGATCTCTTACACTTTGATTTTATGGATCCACCTCCAAGAAATTTGTTAATTGGAGCTTTGGAAGAACTTTTTAACTTAGAAgcattggaagaagatggatATTTAACCAAGCTAGGGTCAAGAATGTCGCAATTCCCGACAGAACCCACATTGTCAAGAGCGCTACTCAGCTCCGTAACTAACAACTGTTCTGAAGAGATTATAACCATAATTTCTATGCTTTCCATACCAGGAGTATTTTATCGACCACGAGATAAACAGCAAGATGCagataataaaaaaatcaGATTCCATCATCCTTATGGTGACCATTTGACACTATTAAACGTTTACCAACGGTGGCAATTAGCTAATTGCACGGAACAATTTTGCACGGCACACTATTTACAATACAGGCACTTGAGGCGTGCTCGGGACGTTAGAAACCAATTGACCACCATTTTCCGTAAATTACAACTGCCCATTGTTAGCTGTCGGGGTGACCACGATATCATTAGAAGAACTTTAGTATATGGATTTTTCATGAACGCCGCAAAAAGAGATTCACATGTCGGTTACAAGACCATCAGTGGAGAGATCCCAGTCGTTATCCACCCCTCTAGCTCTCTGCATGGTAGAGAGCACGAGTACGTCATCTACCACTCTTTACTGCTTACCACAAGGGAGTACATGTCTCAAGTGACAGCTATTGATCCAAGTTGGTTACTAGAAGCTGCTCCCcatttttacaaagtgGCTGatgaatcaaagaaaagagcCAAGATTACTCCTATGTTCCAAAGACATAATGCTAAAAGAATCCGGAGGTAG